The following are from one region of the Odontesthes bonariensis isolate fOdoBon6 chromosome 16, fOdoBon6.hap1, whole genome shotgun sequence genome:
- the LOC142401921 gene encoding complement factor B-like, translated as MEAFVHWSWLAALLCLFCKGGEVRCDCSEENVQIMGGHYTLTKKLVQGSKLIYHCPEGYYPHPHVYRACQPGGLWDPEPATHQKCQRVQCPDPTVIKNGFVTPQLEKYFVSNVTTYECHAGYAMRGPSSRTCLPNGKWSGYTTICSHDSGNTCADPGIPPGAWRRGDTFGVDDKVKYSCNGDLFLLGSSERVCQPSGYWTGTEPVCYYNFTHDTAHEVSEAFGRAIMDTLVESQPPDDIYSGRLIRISKNGTLNIYIAMDISPSTTEEAVDRVRQAVVALIKKISSFIVSPNYEIIFFSSEIHEVVNIVDFFDGKAKLNSMIDDLERFQTDGHTGTNLNLAFKTFEERMALIKQLVGEESFKDHRHVIILFTDGAYNMGGIPEPTVNRIKNMVYMNQADGSRDEFLDIYVFGIGAVIYDDDLQPLTAGTGGQHYFRLKHDTNLHETFDEMIDESEVVGLCGLHKNYETTYDRVSKQKRYPWMAFVIVQGDSPKKCLGSLVSPKFVLTAAHCFQFGDLPKDVTVEIEDRPGSRVKKVKTFTLHPNYNVKARVDQGVAEFYDFDVALIQLEEAVQISSYTRPICIPCTQETSHALKLVGASTCPQQEELLLKTDRERLSFLTRAAPLVQEKDVFAKLGDSRDACINKALTARGVTARDPKVAVTNNFLCTGGHRDHIACAGDAGGAVFKDYEQRTIQIGLVSWGTKELCTSGGMVESTDDSRDFHINLFRMVPFLKSILGNDDQDDYAPLTFLPALLVEPSSSLRVSDSGPTSSSRTNVATTPTVARIKKMVYMGHADGSRDEDLDIHVFATGVELFDADLLPLASGTGGQRYFRLRYDTV; from the exons ATGGAGGCTTTTGTCCACTGGAGCTGGCTTGCTGCGCTCTTATGTCTCTTCTGTAAGG GGGGCGAGGTTCGGTGTGACTGCAGCGAGGAAAATGTTCAAATCATGGGGGGTCATTACACGCTGACTAAGAAGCTGGTCCAAGGCAGCAAGCTGATCTACCACTGCCCTGAAGGCTACTATCCACACCCTCATGTGTACCGTGCATGCCAACCCGGTGGCCTCTGGGATCCTGAACCTGCAACACATCAGAAATGCCAGC GTGTCCAGTGTCCCGACCCCACTGTGATTAAGAATGGATTCGTCACCCCTCAGCTAGAGAAGTACTTTGTAAGCAACGTGACTACTTATGAGTGCCACGCTGGATACGCTATGAGAGGCCCGTCCAGTCGGACCTGCTTACCAAACGGGAAATGGAGCGGTTACACTACCATCTGCAGCCATGACT CTGGAAACACCTGTGCTGATCCTGGTATCCCACCTGGAGCCTGGAGAAGAGGGGACACATTTGGAGTTGATGACAAAGTCAAGTATTCCTGCAATGGCGACTTGTTTTTGTTGGGATCTAGTGAAAGAGTGTGCCAGCCTAGTGGCTATTGGACCGGGACAGAGCCAGTGTGCTATT ATAACTTCACCCACGACACTGCCCATGAGGTTTCAGAGGCCTTTGGCCGTGCAATCATGGACACCCTCGTAGAATCACAGCCTCCCG ATGATATATATTCAGGGAGGTTAATCCGGATTTCAAAGAACGGGACACTCAACATCTACATTGCTATGGACATTTCCCCGAGCACCACAGAAGAGGCAGTCGATAGAGTGAGACAGGCTGTCGTGGCGCTTATTAAAAAG ATTTCATCCTTCATAGTGTCACCAAACTATGAAATCATCTTCTTTTCCTCTGAAATACATGAAGTTGTCaatattgttgatttttttGATGGCAAAGCAAAACTGAACTCCATGATAGATGATTTAGAAAGATTTCAAACAGATG GGCACACTGGAACAAACCTAAATCTTGCCTTCAAGACATTTGAGGAACGGATGGCGCTCATAAAGCAACTAGTTGGAGAGGAGAGCTTTAAGGACCATCGTCACGTCATCATCCTGTTTACAGATG GTGCCTACAACATGGGCGGCATCCCTGAACCCACCGTTAACAGAATAAAGAACATGGTGTACATGAACCAGGCTGACGGCTCCAGAGATGAATTTCTCG ACATTTATGTTTTCGGTATTGGTGCTGTTATCTACGATGACGACCTGCAGCCCCTCACAGCAGGAACCGGAGGCCAGCATTACTTCAGACTGAAACATGATACAAATTTACACGAAACCTTTGATGAAATGATCG aTGAGAGTGAAGTTGTAGGTCTGTGTGGTCTTCACAAAAATTATGAAACAACATATGACCGAGTAAGCAAACAGAAAAGATATCCGTGGATGGCGTTCGTTATCGTCCAG GGTGACTCGCCAAAGAAATGCCTCGGCTCCCTGGTGTCACCGAAGTTTGTCTTGACTGCTGCTCACTGCTTCCAGTTTGGTGATTTACCAAAGGATGTCACAGTGGAAATTGAAGATAGACCTGGTAGCAGAG taaaaaaagttaaaacgtTCACGTTACACCCGAACTACAACGTTAAGGCTCGAGTGGATCAGGGTGTTGCTGAGTTTTATGACTTCGACGTGGCGCTCATCCAGCTGGAGGAAGCTGTTCAAATCTCCAGTTATACCAG ACCCATTTGCATCCCTTGCACCCAGGAAACCAGCCATGCTCTGAAACTGGTCGGCGCTTCAACATGCCCGCAACAAG AAGAACTTCTGCTGAAAACTGATCGTGAAAGACTCAGTTTCCTAACCAGGGCAGCCCCCCTGGTACAAGAAAAAGACGTCTTTGCCAAGCTTGGAGATAGC AGAGATGCATGCATCAACAAGGCCCTGACGGCTCGAGGCGTTACAGCGAGGGATCCAAAGGTCGCTGTGACGAATAACTTCCTGTGCACTGGGGGTCACAGAGATCACATAGCGTGTGCAG GTGACGCTGGAGGTGCCGTGTTCAAGGACTACGAGCAGCGCACGATACAG ATCGGGTTGGTGAGCTGGGGAACCAAGGAACTGTGCACCTCAGGGGGTATGGTGGAGTCCACTGACGACTCCAGAGATTTCCACATCAATCTCTTCAGAATGGTCCCTTTTCTCAAGTCTATTCTTGGAAATGACGACCAGGACGACTACGCACCTCTTACGTTTTTGCCTG CTCTGCTGGTGGAGCCGTCCAGCTCCCTGCGGGTCAGTGACTCAGGGCCCACTTCCAGCTCCCGTACGAAC GTGGCTACAACACCCACTGTGGCCCGAATAAAGAAGATGGTGTACATGGGCCATGCTGATGGATCCAGAGACGAAGATCTTG ACATCCATGTCTTTGCCACTGGGGTTGAACTCTTTGATGCCGACCTGCTGCCCCTCGCTTCAGGAACCGGAGGCCAGCGTTACTTCAGGCTGAGATATGACACAGTTTAG